In Paralichthys olivaceus isolate ysfri-2021 chromosome 12, ASM2471397v2, whole genome shotgun sequence, the genomic window caggaGTATATAAGTAGGATATAGGATAtaattttggcttcatttatgGACAGTGGGAAGAATTAGAGaggtgtcgtccatcttaatagCCTCTGCGACCtcataaagcaaaaaaaatccCTCATATGTTTAATAGGACACGATTATGAGATTTTTTATCCAAAAGGGTCCTGGGTGAACTCACTGTGGCATTATTATGTTCTGCAAAACACTTGTCTGGTCATTGTTCAACCAGCCATAGCAGAAATATAGACTCTAGTTTACTTATAATCCATTAAATTACCCTGTCCCTTACAACTGTTACAACTTGTAATTCGTCATGGAAGAAAAGGTTTTAACCCAACTTTGATCAAGTTGGTAGGACAATAAACCACTAATGGTAGAAGGTGGACATTTTATTGAGACATATGCTTAGTAAATACagagtcattttttaaaagtttttagaGCTGCCTTTATTTCCTCCATTGTACTGAGATGAGACGAGGTGCATCGTTGTAAGAGCTGAGCTCATTCTGAGTGGAAATGCAATGGATTCTACTTCGATTTCCTCTTAGGGTGATGTCATTGTTTGATGTTGCATTTGTTCATAATACATGCAACTAAAAGAGAAATGTGGACTGACCTAAATGCCACAGAAATGTATAATTTCCAAGGAAATGTGGATGGCATCAAGAACAAGCtggcagcagtgttttgtaaaACCAACTGAATAAGCGTTGAATTCCAAAGAGGCAGGAATATGGGGTTGTCAATGCAAGGCTTTCCATTAACTTATAAGCACATTGTAAACTCTGCTGCCCTGAAATCTCAGGAAAAAACCCTGGTCAATGATTTTTTCAAGAGAGGAATGCTGTGTGATACCACTGcttcacatacagtatgttcttTATAGTCCTCTACCCAGTTGAAAGCACAGTAGAGTGTGAATAATGAAAGACTTAGCAGGAGGCATGACAGCCCCATGTGACTCACTCACGCTGCGTAGCCAAACCAAGCACTAATGTCCTATGAGGTTGAGGATACTCAAGATCCACAAACAATATTAGATGAAGTCAAATGTACTGTTGACTGTCTGTTCTGATAGACCCTCTGTTATTTAAACTTGTATTTAGCCGTTGTGCTGACACACTTTGAGCTTAGTCAAATGCAAATGGGCCATGCAGGTCTACAAGGGACAAAAATCTTCCCAACTGTTCTAATAGTAAGGTATAAtctctttcttcattttgttttcactcttgcAGCCTTCACTGaagctgcctcctctcctccatttgAAACAGCATTTAGCTGGAAtggttcaaatcaaatcaaatcactcACATTTGTGAGTGTGAggaatgtggtgcagcttgattaaagtTAAGGAGACGGTTGGGCCTTGGCAAAGGTGAGCGTCATTCTAGTTTTAGATTGTTTGCCTGCAggtctttatttttaacctgTAAAGCACCTTCTAACTATGTTTTGAATTGTCATATAGatcaagtttattttattttattattattagtagtagtagtagtagcaaaAGCAATAGTATGAAATGCGTCAATGGATCTCTAAAATATGCTCATCCACTGTGTTTCATATTAAGTAAAATATAAGTTGAACGTATTACTATCCCTTCTAATGAGGTTTACTACAAAATGGAATAGTTGCGTTCATGTTCGTGTACTTTTAAGAACAAGTCCCGTCATGTCCCACAGTTCCTGAACGCAGCGGATCTCTCATCTACCAACTGCGCATGTGCGTGACCCCAGCTCCTTCTGAAGCAGAGTGTGGTTGAACCGGGGCTCCGCTGCTGAACACCCACCGAAAGGTAACGAATCCATTTCCAAGACCCTGTCGCGAAATaaacacactgagctgcatgTCGTTGTTTGCCTCAGACTCTGTCCTTCCTGCCACGACGCTGTTTTCAGCCTCTTACGCAGGAGGAAGAAACCTTGAAGGAAATGATCGCTCGTATCAAAGCGATGAACAAAAGCCTCGACTCGGCCGTGTCGGTGGGGAACTCCGTGAGCTTCTGCTGCGTGTTAATGTGATATGTCGACACTCTGGTGGTTGAACATGTGTCAGTCTGCTGCCGATCCAGTGGATAAAGAtggagtttgtgttgttgttgttgttcagtgtTCGACCGAGGAAGCTGAGCATCATCTTTCCTGCTCAGCTGCTGCGCCCGGAAGTAGTCTACACGCTGATTTCTACCCACTGTACACATCGATCTGATGACGTATACAATCCACCGTTCATCACTCGTGTCGTTGATCTGGATTCAATTATTTCTCTGAAGTTGATGATGTTgctttcactttcacactcaACAGATTGAGTCATGTCAGGTTTTCTGGACGGAATCCGGTGCGGAGACTGCGAGTGTAATGTGGACTGGGGGGAGCGGAGGAACACCATCGCATCTGTAGCAGCTGGAGTGCTGGTATGAACACTGATGTCCtcagtttaacacacacacacacacacacacacacactgtaggctACTTTGAGATCTGAGTTactgttgtgtatttttttgacAAGAGCTCAACTGTCTGCTGACCTGCGgagctttaataataatatgtcaACCTCTGCGACAATCTGTATACAGTTAGTCAAATTGGGGAAATGTAggggccaatcccagctgacattgggtgaggggcagggtacatcctggacaggtcgccagggTTTGGCAGGAACAACATTTAGAAACGATCATTCCATTCCCACTCTTCCCACTTTAGAGTCTTCAATTAACCTTCTGTGGGCTGGGGCACCTAGAGAAGAACCCACACAGACATAGGGGAGATCGTGCAAACTCCCCCCAGAAAAAGCCCAGTAGACTGGGATTCAAACTGGGACcgtcttgctgtgaggcaacagagCAAACCCCCGCACAGCAAGACAGATGCAGATTatacattattgttattaaagcTTCATGGATCAGCAAATTGTCAAGCtcttttcagacacaaacaatatTCGGATcccattttccagacattttccacagtTTACCTTCCACATTTGGGGAACGCAGCAGAAGATTTTGTGgatcagacatgttcacaacaaggGAGATGCCCGGAACATTCAGGCAGGGGTTGGTACTGCATGTCGGAGGCAGGACATGGCGtgtaaattctgctgtggaaagcACAGTGGTTTTGTTTACTGCATACCGACATTGGTGTAGGTGCTTAACGCTCTCAGATCTTGTCGTCTCTCCACATTGACAAATTCGTTCGCTTCTTtttatgtgtatgtatttgAATTCTTCTGCAGTGTGTCCGTCATGTGTTACAAAGGCCATCAAtacgtccactcgctcactgtgaatttttctggacattttcctgcaggattctcacttggactcactctgacattttactagggggctgcgatttgcgttctcacatactcTGGGGAAACTTGTGTGGAAAATGGGTGgacttcagttcatgtctgaaagcagtgaTCTCCTCTGACTAACTATGAATCGTGTTGTTGCAGTTCTTCACTGGTTGGTGGATCATCATCGACGCTGCGGTGAAATATCCTGATCAGGGAGAGTTTCATCATGCATATCACACTTGTGGAGTCATCGCTACAGTGGCTTTTCTCATGTGAGTCACCATTAGTGGACTATTTCTCTTGGAGGGAATATAATCGCCTAAAGTTTGGGGAAAATTGTCACTGCATGGTCCACTCACTTTGTGTTGCGGCCCCATCTTGAGGTCTCTCTCAGCAGATAGAGTTAGGTTGCAACTGAAATGGAACATTTGTTTTGGTCACAAGATAACAGGTGGACGTATGATAGTGgggtttatttaaatgttttaaatcatccTTAGTCTTTCACTTTAAGTCTACTGACTACTGGTTGTTGAATTATGATCTTTTCCAGTTATAGCTGCAAGTCTGTTTATTCTATTTTCCACTTTCTgacatcatgtgactgaaatTCCATACTTAGGTCACATGATAGCGACTAAACCGTCTCCATGGCAATTCAGCATCTACATCCACAAGTAAAGCTGGGCTCAGATGACAGGAGTTTTAAAAACCTTATGAATTATTATGAAATTGGGTTCCACTAAGAACATGAGGACCATCTTCATAGATATTCTTCTCTATAATCTTAAACACACCCACACTTAAAGATTAGAAAATAATGGCACATCATGCACTACAGACTCCATCTCGAGTCTCTCCTGGGACCTCATGGGGAAGCATGTAGCGACAACTTGCTATAATGGTAATAAACAAAAGCAGAATGAATAAATCGTTGCTCAGTAGCACCATCGgctgctcctgtctctctcattGGCTGTTCCCGTTCTGCTTGGAAATTACAGATATAATCATCCAATCAGGATTAAATAGGCAACTTATTAAGTAGCTTCTGATAtgtttgtaattgttttttttatctctcctTTGACCCATTTAGGATAAATGCTGTTTCAAATGGACAAGTGAGAGGAGACAGCTACAGTGAAGGCTGCAttggacagacaggtgagtgtGGTAGAAAAGACACGATGAGTTACTCTGTATTATGAACATATTTCTCCATATACagttcattttctccatttctcATTTCTCATCTCCTTGTACAACTATTACAACACATatgcagtaaaacacaaaccCATAAGGAAGCAGCATTTTGAGCCACGTAGTAATCCACCCTCTCTTATCTCTGTCGGCAGGTGCACGAGTGTGGCTCTTCATTGGCTTCATGCTGGCTTTTGGTTCTCTCATCGCCTCCATGTGGATTCTGTTCGGAGGATTTGTGGTGCCTCGTAAGTTTGTCCACATGGCGCATCGACTGTTCAGTAATCGGTTTTGGGGTGTCACGCATTGGAAATAGACGACCCTTCTGTCCGTACTCTGCTTTCATTTTGTCCTTATTCGTGGACGTTTTGTGAAAGCTTGCAGATACGGACTGAACGGAGCATGGCCACTGGAAATCATGGAGGTAGCGTTAGTAGCTCAAGAGAGACAATCACAGGACACCAGTATGAAATTTCAACAAAGAATTCACTGTCCACGTGTGTCCGACCACAACGCGTTTACAACTTTCTCCACCATCGCCGTGTTTGTCAGAAACTCTGCCCGCTTAGTGGATATATCGCTTAACAGTCAATATAAGGGATGCATGCAAGTTTGTGGACAGTGACGGACAGTTTGCATCAGACGAACCTGTTTGCGTACATAAGCTGTG contains:
- the tmem50a gene encoding transmembrane protein 50A, whose product is MSGFLDGIRCGDCECNVDWGERRNTIASVAAGVLFFTGWWIIIDAAVKYPDQGEFHHAYHTCGVIATVAFLMINAVSNGQVRGDSYSEGCIGQTGARVWLFIGFMLAFGSLIASMWILFGGFVVPQKPVVYPGIAIFFQNAFIFFGGLVFKFGRTEDLWQ